Genomic segment of Malus domestica chromosome 15, GDT2T_hap1:
tttacatgtctacaaccACTTTATGTAGGTATAAGACGTgattgactatcaagaagctaagAAACCATTGTAACCAACAATGGCAttgaagagctgaataagcctccgccatgattttcattcgaagacttatgctcgAAGCATTACCCATGGAAGTACCTCCCGAACAAAGATTCAATGGCTCTTCGGCTCACTCCTATGgaccgtctaatcatgaaagacatttcCTGAAGCAcgccatgattacgtccatgaatgagtacaattctaaagtttataaatccgatgGAATTTCGACTTGAGAATACTTTTTCTCATCCTTCCATTTTTCTAACTCGCTCTTGAGGCAATAGTGTAGAGaacggaagtttaccaaattatcggatctgattactaccataaCTGTGAGAAAACGGTATAGACTCAGCTTCGACTAGAGTCTATAAATACTGAATACATTGACGGGCATGCTCTTCTTCGGCAGAGGTGAACCGAACAGTATTTCTTTGCTTCGACAGAGGCCTACCGAATAAACCCCTCTAGCTTGGATCGAAGCCTACCAaatccaatttcgagtttgtttttgcaacatatggtagaattagGGCCTGTCAATGTGTGGCATCATTCCTTaagcatgatccttggcaccttagacctaaaacttcaagaataagtgATAATATTCCCGAACCTCAAAATCTACTTCTGTCTCGATGGAATAggtcattggttatgcacttgTTCATACCTCTACCAATGTCgttaaggagtaccattctcaTAATCAATATGTgaaactaattttgctccaccgaacACCATTGGAAGaacagaattttgacatggatggccttattggccgaatccccttagtaaaccatttactttgtgaacatttttctatgttcttAAATTCACATTTATGTTTGCTTTAGTTATGGATTATGTTATCAATATTGTCCTTGAtaatgagttaattgaatcatgtttctaaTACATGTGAttgaattcaattaaacacattATTAGGtatgaatgtgggaaagttagatGTCTGGATGAATGCAGTACTACACACACTAACTTtatacctaaatcacatctctagcaacgacttcaggtctatccaacctgattaagagcattggcatgcTCCTCGTTATATGAATGGTACTAAGCATTGTCCCTATTtcggaagaacgttgttgagtcttaaggatattcgagatgacaatgatcatgaatgaaaccactgaagaaaataaagtggaatatctttgcaccacctccaaaaatgagcctgaagctttgatttgagGCCAATGGGATGTCTCCCAGCTGAGAACACCTTACATGTGGCCAACCTAGAACCTAGTGATTAAGCAGTTTACTTACTTTGGCATGACCATTTGGGAAatttaggtcgaacaatgatgccacaatgcatctccttacccgaagtaaTGATGTTGTGCTTACAAGCACACCGTGCCAAGCttgctcattagggaaattgattttctaaatcCGCCCTAGTAAAGATACGTAATGACTCTCTTTTCACAGtagattcaagggaatatatgtggactaatccaaccaaaatacaaaccatataaatacttatgtttttggttgatgaatcgacaaactggtcacatgtttgtccacaacATTGCTGCTAAATCTCCTAGCTGATTTTAaaggttcaccaccctacttatcccataAAGTTTGGAAGACTGGACAATGccagagagtttatatcgaaGGGTCTTCGATAAGTTTGCATTCTTTTAAGTTTATAATTGGACAtcaaattcccatgttcaccttAAAAATAGCCTCGCGGAGtaatcataaagcgcaatttaatcGATCGCCTGAACCTTGGTGAAAGTACCAAGCTTTCGGTTTCTGCCTAAggcgatatgatgcacgcctttTGGTGCAAGGTTTCTCTCGAATGCCCTGTGATTAActgcagcattatgaaatgtggttagtatttctccatggggatGTTAATACGGAGATCTACATCTAAGTTCTCAAAggattacatggactggttcaaatagtgcAGACCACAGAACACCCTCTCAACTTATTCGAGGCACTCACTTACGGATTAAAGCAATTTGATGggtgtggtatacccgtctaattgattatttgatcaattagggatatgaattatgcccttatgtgttaaactatgaagttttATTCCAAATTCCTAGAGTGGCAGTTTATGTCAATGACATgcatctcactaagactctaaaagagcttgagaaaactgcctcacACCTGAAgattgaatttgagatgaaggatcttgagAAAACTCATTTATGCCTTAACTTGAAGTTAAAGCATTGTTCTGACGATactttggtctaccagtcgaaTACACCCCGAATGAGTTACCttttgagtatacctatgatcttCCAACGTTATATGCAAGTGAGACCCTTGAAAAGGTTATGGAATCCAAAGTTTCATATatgagttcaactttgcgctttgttgtacttagctcattgcgtTAGATAGGACATCTCATTCGTTGTTAATCCATTGGTAAAGATGTAGCACCGCGCCTACACACAACCATTGAATTGGTATTTAAGACGTTTTCCACTACCTTGAAAGGTACTATGGATTTGGGCTAATCCCAACGCATCTCGAGCAGATCCATCCCCCTtgatcctcgaaatgatgcTAGCTTTGTTATTATACTGACGctagttacttatcaaacccgcacaaggcaaaTCCCCGAATggtatgtctttaccgttatgGATATTGCAATATattggaggtccacgatatgaccttagttgcgaaatcttcgaatcattccaagactcaccttacttcactatgcCACATATGAGATATGATTGAGAGCTCTTGTTGAGCATAGTCGAAGTACTtgttgttttcatccatcgttaagTCCCAACGACAATTCATGAAGACTATGTcgcatgtatcaacccgaccaaAACATGATACATCAataaagtcaacaccaagacatattgcgtgtACATCATTTCAGCAAAGCATAAGGAGATTGAAGCCATGCAAGCCAATCCTAGACAACCTTGTCGACCTCTACATGACTTCACTGCCAAAGTCAACCTTCCaaaagcttgtccgaggaattggtatgcctaactattcaaatgcaatgcttgtagttcttatttggaagttctgtcaaactcagggggagcatccagaagtatactcacttgatcttaatgtactatttttccttaCGATTAGCAGTATTTTTCCCATGGGTTTTTGCTAActaactaggttttgacgaggcacccatcctgagCTGGTCATatccttgtgagctcttctacttacatccaaaagacgtatagttttgacttaatgtaATTTCTTACTTTCCTCcctagtctatgggtttttctcccaccttgggttttactataacgaggttttgtgagttttaccttttatgcattcttccattgatatgagactcgcattcgctcattgtgccgacgacttcatcaactgtacttacttcatcgttgaagacctgatgcaccatttgtttgagtatttacacactctaaggggagtgttgcagtcttattagattaagaatgtgattgtgtaaatcctagtgtatctagggatatcttggaatattctctagggttatatattatattattagagttgtaatcctattaggatACGGGTTTAATCTTccctattactataaataaaggcacaagggtGTGAGataacacacctcacaattacacatttctctcttctctctctatgtgCCTCACCCTCTCTCTGacctccataattgtttagtaaattatgcctacaacattaAGCTCTAATATCTCCGTTTTATTGTTGCTTTACGATTTTGGGACAATGTATTTGTACTCTCTCGATGAAAGACAGAAAGGAGACCTTCAACATGGAAAATGGAGATGTGATTAGAGTTCCTGCAAGAGCCACTTTTTACTTAATTAACAATAACAATGATGAACCACTTCATATCGCAAAGCTCATCCACTCTGTTAGCAGCCCTTGACGATTTGAGGTAACTAGAATCATCACTTCATTTCATCAATATTagctttgtgattttttacttttaatacACAAACCCAATTAAATTTTCACACAGAAACTTgaatttagttttagttttaatattTGGGGCTGGTAATCTATATCTTTGCTTTAACTTTATGCAGGAATTGTTCCCTGCTGGTTCTGAAAACTACTAATTATTTGTTCAGACCCCAAGCCCAACAAAAGGTTATTAATCTTTCACAacataattttttgtttctttcaaatataatttttcgtacAATTTTCAATCCCGCAAAAACGAGCAGACACAAATTCCTCTCTACAAACTATACCAACACAACTTTTCACGCTAAAAATTATATGCAAATGACTTCcgaaaataaaaacattatatACAATTATTATGTACAAATTACACAGGCAGCCGAGATATCGATTCTTTAGAACTCTCCGCCTTGACATGAAGACAATCCAACGGCATTTTAACAGACATTAACGGCGTCTTCCCAGACACCGCATTTCCGTCACCTCCTCTAGGTAAAAACGACGGCGACATCATCCACGGGTCGACCCAACCGGTTTGATTATCCACGCTGCTTTTCCCTTCACAGCGGCCACACCTATAGCCCTTCCTCGAACTCCCGAGGCCGCGGCGCAAAAGGACGTCGTAGCTAGTGGAACGCCTCAGCTTACTGTTCCCGCTCGACACCAGCTGCTTCCTCACCTCCTCCGGCAGTCTCAACGTGTACCTCTCCGTGTTCAATCCGGGTCGGCTCAGCGAGTGACCCGTCGAGTGCGATCTCGGAAACTTTCCACATATTCCGGATCTCGTTCGTGGTTTACCATTCTCAACCGCTTGTGGGCCCTCGCTTGGATTTTCATCCACATTGAGCACAACGGCGTCGTTTCGTACCTCGCCGACTTCAATCGGACTCCTGGAACTCGAATCTTCGACATTTAAATCGGTGTTTCGCGTGAGGTTGGAGCGGCAAACCGGACACGTCACGTGAGCGGCTAACCAGGGGTCGATGCAATCTGGATGGAAGACGTGATCGCATTTGGGAAGCAAACGCAGCGTTTCGAAGTCGTCGAACTCGCTCAAGCACACGGCGCACTCCAGAGCTCCCTTGCCAATCTTGAGATCCTTGACGGCGGAGTAGACGAGGATCGGGAAAGTCTCGATCACCGCCGGGTCCAGTCCTCGCCGGCGGAAACCTACGGAGGCGGCGCGAGCTCGAGTTCCGGAGGCTTCCATGCGTGTGGACTCGATGCAGCGGCGAAAGTAGACGGAGAGGAAGCCCAcggagaagaaggcaaagacGAGGAAGACACTGACGAGCGCCATTGAAGAGTTCAAATTGGAGATGTAGCCATAGCCGTTGTTCTGAAACTCGGGGGTCTGGGCATTGGCCGGCATAGGATAGGCgagcaagaagaggaagaggagattGAAGCTCGTCGTTTTCGTATCTGGCATTTCGGCAAGCAGTTGGTGGGCACAGCAGCTTCTGTGAGTAGCAGCTACTGAAGTTTGTTCATATTATTATTACTTAAAcgggaggaaggaaggaagtaGTATGATCGGACGGTGGAGGAGAGCGAAAGTGATGGGATGCGAGGAAGcgataagaagaagaagaagaagattatcTGAAAATTTgggtaaaaaaaattgacaaaaatggaAAACCGATGGGCGCAGATGGATAACATAAGCTTAGTGATAGCGTGGGAGTGAGGAGATCAGCAAAACCCGAAACTGAATGAAAGACAAAAACCTCTCCGTCACTGTCCTCCtttagaaatttttagttgggACGGAAACAAGTAGTACGTATTTTAATAAgaatggtaaaaaaatttattttttaaattattaatattttaacacatatattacatcatttttttaatgacatATAATATATCATCCCGTATACCgattacattgaaaaatctatcGTGCTCCCCATGTCATTCATCATccagttttgttttggtttatgttATCTGGTTTTCAGCTTTACCACAAGCGAGTACAAGAATCCGGCCCACAGCGTtagaattttatattattcccCGGTATTCAAATTTTTACGGTTTGGAATATAcagttagtttttgtttttttatatttaacataaaaaatacTCAAAATATCCCATATTTCCAAGTACCATGCGAAGtctctttcaattttatttCGACTTGGTGTGTACAAGTATCCACAGGCCACCTAATCAATGATCACTAATCACTAATCAGTCCAATTTGGTCCTTTCAGTTTCTATCTTAGAAAGTTTCGAATTAATTCTAGAGCTACTTCATTGTCAATAGGTTAACCTACGTGACTTAcccttaattttcttttatggcATCTCTAATAGCAGGAGCAAGTTTCTTTCGAATGAAAACTTTATATTTCTTATTGGCCGGAGAATTTTTCCAATCATTGGAGATTTTATAAGATAACTCTCTAATAGAAGGGCTGTATAATACTCATCTATCTTGGTTTGAAAATAAAAGTTAACATCTTTAAGAGGTGGGTCCAGCtagttgaagaaaaaaaaggtaaatgaaCTCTCGCATCTCTTCTATTATTGGTATATCTCTCATGACACTAAAAACTGCACAGCCTCCGTGGCACGCGAGCTGAATACAAAAAGTTAACTATGTCATATGTGTCATTGAATATTGATGCGGGCTTGCAATTTGCTACTGAGCTTGGCTACGCAATACCCCTGATTGACGTGGTATGATGAAATACGCTTTTGACTCGATcttggccgaggaaggaacactcttgGTCTGGGTTCTAAAATCTAAAGAGAAGGCTATGCAAATCATTGTGAAGTCCTAAATCTTTTACACCAGGTTCAGCAACCTCAACTATATTGGTGAAAATATAGTTATGCCGATAAGTAACAAACTGTAAAGGCAAATATACTAAAAAAGATAAGTGTCTTTATGGTAAAAGTGGTTTGACCTTCTGAATGCCAAACTCTGAATATAACTTGGGAATATGCGATCATAGAACACTTCACTTCACCGAGAAAGCTAATGAAATGCCTGGTTCGACAATGGAATCAAAGACTCCTTGCATGGCAAGGACTTCATATAAATAAGATTGTGACCTTCGCTGATTGCAACCCAAACTTATCTAACCAAACAGTCACCTTCGCTGGTTGCCAACCAAATATGTTAACCAAATGGTTTTTGCATTGACTGTTAGTAAAgcaattagtattttttttttcttcacagaGGATTGTGAAAAGTTTTGCATAGATCTTTTCTACGTCTCAAACCCCTTTATATTTATAAGAACAAATTCCTTAATGCCCAAGCATGTTGAGTGATAGAATCCTACCAAGATTGCAACTCCTCAGCACGCATATGAaatgaagggaaataatgagatttatgtaggatttctagtgactagcatgcatatgcaattctaaatttatatacataagcaacggcATCATATTatcacatattatcaaagctatagtcatgcaaatccccttctaGGAGCATAGGTTCACATATGATGCATCAAAcaaaattgaagaacaaagtgaaggttgagttttatacctcttgatctagactttagaccaaggatggaccacctccaagctctttgttcttggtagtccttgagtctagcctccctccttgcttcctccaccttgatAGATTTCGAACTCTTTTGATTCTTCTTTAGCCTCCAAggtagaagacctctaaagatccacacccactagtgtagtgagatggatgttggaataaccaaaagggagaAAAATGATTAGTTAATTTTCCcttttggtggccggccttgaatgtgtaaagagagagagaaacttgttttctcttttgttgAAAAGTACACACAAAAACCTTAATGAAACCTTTTCATTAAACTTCCTTTATAAATGTCAAAGAAGTGAGTCAACAAAttgactttttctctctctcctttctttaGTAATGGTCGGCCCCTTAGTGTGGGTTTGgactttgggcttttatcatcTCAAGTCattctatgcttgaataaaatgaCCCAATGGGCCCGAATGAACccaaacttttctttaagtcctAAACGATCTTTCATCGTTTCTATGacttctttagactttctaattaatcataacacttaattaatctaattaattaattccatcatcctttagttgtctcaccacaagagtgtatcgttgtacaatcattttaggttctaattagcaaggcagtgaagtgattggcaccaatccaattgattagtattaatccaatcacttagtgaattaaaagttacttttaattctccttcttctttga
This window contains:
- the LOC103415091 gene encoding E3 ubiquitin-protein ligase ATL31-like produces the protein MPDTKTTSFNLLFLFLLAYPMPANAQTPEFQNNGYGYISNLNSSMALVSVFLVFAFFSVGFLSVYFRRCIESTRMEASGTRARAASVGFRRRGLDPAVIETFPILVYSAVKDLKIGKGALECAVCLSEFDDFETLRLLPKCDHVFHPDCIDPWLAAHVTCPVCRSNLTRNTDLNVEDSSSRSPIEVGEVRNDAVVLNVDENPSEGPQAVENGKPRTRSGICGKFPRSHSTGHSLSRPGLNTERYTLRLPEEVRKQLVSSGNSKLRRSTSYDVLLRRGLGSSRKGYRCGRCEGKSSVDNQTGWVDPWMMSPSFLPRGGDGNAVSGKTPLMSVKMPLDCLHVKAESSKESISRLPV